From the genome of Glycine max cultivar Williams 82 chromosome 2, Glycine_max_v4.0, whole genome shotgun sequence, one region includes:
- the LOC100784685 gene encoding calmodulin-like protein 7 gives MEKKNGNTILFFLSLCLGILTWNVRIKGFLSFLFYFKVVFIYVSQTWKAWTKTRVNNSNCEHVKQSLDYIERSARVSKEDVVLVMEKLGINAELCDDGIEEFGLKIIGELFDDEDVNLSEVEQAFDVFDQNKDGFIEARELQRVLSCLGLGKDLMECEEMINAVDQNGDELIDRNEFFRIMEQCFG, from the coding sequence atggAGAAGAAAAATGGTAATACAatcctattttttctctctttatgtCTTGGAATTCTAACATGGAACGTTAGAATAAAGGGtttcttgtcttttttgttttacttcAAGGTTGTGTTCATTTATGTCTCTCAAACATGGAAGGCATGGACCAAAACTAGAGTTAATAACTCAAATTGTGAACATGTGAAGCAGAGTTTGGACTACATTGAGAGAAGTGCAAGAGTGAGCAAAGAAGACGTAGTTCTGGTGATGGAAAAGCTGGGAATCAATGCTGAATTATGTGATGATGGTATAGAGGAGTttggtttaaaaattattgGGGAATTGTTTGATGATGAGGATGTTAACTTGTCAGAGGTAGAGCAAGCCTTTGATGTGTTTGACCAAAACAAAGATGGGTTTATAGAGGCAAGAGAATTGCAAAGGGTCTTATCCTGTTTGGGGTTAGGGAAAGACTTGATGGAATGTGAAGAAATGATTAATGCAGTTGATCAAAACGGAGATGAACTAATTGATCGCAATGAGTTTTTTAGGATTATGGAACAGTGTTTTGGGTGA